From one bacterium Scap17 genomic stretch:
- a CDS encoding efflux RND transporter periplasmic adaptor subunit, with translation MRNLRHKAVKWIITLCLVAAAAWCAVWLWNTYMYSPWTRDARVRAEVITLSSDVSGWVRELNVADTTRVKEGDVILQVDRARYEAALAKAKASLASAKATLSLKEHEANRRGRLTNRAISEEERDSARLEAEVARADVQQAEAAVQSAQLDLDRTRLVAPADGSILNMHLSQGNYVTAGTSVMALIKDDSFYLSAYFQETKLQHVRPGDPVQITLMSGNEDFKGRVVGIGQGIADDNTATNAQQLPQVSATFSWVRLAQRIPVRVEFDDIEAVRASGVNLAAGMTASVRLITAEDGNDEATQAKAESVEATSVEAESVETAQAVQDEDGKH, from the coding sequence ATGCGCAACCTGCGACACAAAGCCGTCAAATGGATCATTACTCTATGTCTGGTGGCGGCTGCAGCCTGGTGTGCCGTGTGGCTGTGGAATACCTACATGTACAGTCCCTGGACGCGTGACGCCCGGGTGCGTGCCGAGGTGATCACGCTGAGCTCGGATGTCTCCGGCTGGGTGCGTGAGCTGAATGTGGCGGATACCACGCGGGTCAAGGAAGGGGACGTCATCCTTCAGGTCGATCGTGCGCGCTACGAGGCCGCGCTCGCCAAGGCCAAGGCCAGTCTGGCCAGTGCCAAGGCGACCCTGAGCCTGAAGGAGCATGAGGCCAATCGTCGTGGTCGCTTGACCAATCGTGCCATCAGTGAGGAAGAACGCGACAGTGCGCGCCTGGAAGCCGAGGTTGCCCGCGCTGATGTGCAACAGGCCGAAGCCGCGGTGCAATCCGCGCAGCTGGATCTCGATCGTACGCGTTTGGTGGCACCCGCCGACGGCAGTATCCTCAACATGCATCTCAGTCAGGGCAATTACGTCACGGCAGGCACGTCGGTGATGGCACTGATCAAGGATGACTCCTTCTACCTGAGCGCCTACTTCCAGGAGACCAAGCTGCAGCATGTGCGTCCGGGCGATCCGGTCCAGATCACGCTGATGAGCGGCAATGAAGACTTCAAGGGGCGAGTCGTGGGGATCGGTCAGGGCATCGCCGATGACAATACCGCGACCAATGCCCAGCAACTGCCCCAGGTCAGTGCCACCTTCAGTTGGGTGCGTCTGGCGCAGCGCATTCCGGTGCGGGTGGAATTCGATGATATCGAGGCGGTGCGTGCCTCAGGTGTCAATCTTGCCGCCGGCATGACGGCGAGTGTCAGGCTGATCACTGCTGAGGATGGCAATGATGAGGCGACGCAGGCCAAGGCAGAGTCTGTCGAAGCAACGTCTGTCGAGGCGGAATCGGTCGAGACAGCTCAGGCCGTCCAAGACGAAGACGGGAAGCACTGA
- a CDS encoding DUF1656 domain-containing protein, translating to MVVGEFLISPMLVYALVALLAAGLIRTLLHRLLANHELWFEAWFDISLFVICLAAVVALVT from the coding sequence ATGGTGGTCGGGGAATTCCTGATCAGCCCGATGTTGGTTTATGCCCTGGTCGCCTTGCTGGCGGCGGGGCTCATTCGTACGTTGCTGCATCGTCTGCTGGCCAATCACGAACTCTGGTTCGAGGCCTGGTTCGATATCTCGCTGTTTGTCATCTGTCTGGCGGCGGTGGTAGCCCTCGTGACGTGA
- a CDS encoding TRAP transporter large permease, whose protein sequence is MSPDLWLLASFAALLILGVPVAFALGLSGAVGIVAGLPVSMLATLGTNTYNSIAKYPLIAIPLFILTGLVFERAGVAARLVRFAQALIGPRHGGLALVAVLVCLIMGGMSGSGPADAAAVAMVMIPSMTRAGYPKAFSATLIAASASTAILIPPSIALILYSIVVPGVDLRALFAAGLIPGLLVGVALLLPAWFLSRRYRWEDPTQVERIALGPAFRAAIPALLAPVIILGGLRSGLFTPTEAAVVAAAYGLCVGLFITRELKLSQVWELLREAAVISGVVMLIIALAGIFAWAGTMLGTFRHLAEWLITLSDSGTTLLILVMVAVLIAGMLLDAVSIYLILMPVLIPVMQHFGWHPVWFGILLAMNIAIGQFTPPVAVNLMVTSSVAGVRLEKTVGWAMVFVVAMLAALAVVMLFPELALWLPRVLGYAV, encoded by the coding sequence ATGAGTCCTGATCTCTGGTTGCTTGCAAGCTTCGCCGCGCTGTTGATACTCGGCGTGCCGGTGGCCTTCGCGCTGGGGCTCTCGGGGGCGGTGGGTATCGTCGCGGGGCTGCCGGTCAGCATGCTGGCCACCCTCGGCACCAATACCTACAACAGCATCGCCAAGTATCCGCTGATCGCCATTCCGCTGTTCATCCTGACCGGGCTGGTGTTCGAGCGTGCCGGAGTGGCGGCGCGGCTGGTGCGCTTCGCCCAGGCGTTGATCGGCCCGCGTCACGGGGGGCTCGCACTGGTGGCGGTGCTGGTATGCCTGATCATGGGCGGCATGAGTGGTTCCGGCCCGGCGGATGCTGCCGCGGTGGCGATGGTGATGATTCCCAGCATGACACGGGCAGGCTATCCCAAGGCGTTCTCGGCGACGCTGATTGCGGCCTCGGCCTCCACGGCGATCCTGATCCCGCCGTCCATCGCATTGATCCTCTATTCCATCGTGGTCCCGGGGGTGGATCTGCGTGCGCTGTTTGCTGCGGGCCTGATTCCGGGCTTGCTGGTGGGTGTGGCCTTGCTGCTGCCGGCCTGGTTCCTCTCGCGTCGCTATCGCTGGGAAGACCCGACTCAGGTCGAGCGTATCGCGCTGGGTCCGGCGTTCCGCGCAGCGATCCCGGCCCTGCTGGCACCGGTGATCATCCTTGGCGGACTGCGCTCAGGCCTCTTCACGCCCACGGAAGCGGCGGTAGTAGCTGCCGCCTACGGGCTGTGTGTCGGGCTCTTCATCACCCGTGAGCTCAAGCTCTCTCAGGTGTGGGAACTGCTCAGGGAGGCGGCCGTCATCTCCGGTGTGGTAATGCTCATCATCGCGCTGGCGGGCATATTCGCCTGGGCGGGTACCATGTTGGGCACCTTCCGCCATCTCGCTGAATGGCTGATCACGCTGTCGGATAGCGGAACGACGCTGCTGATTCTGGTGATGGTGGCAGTGCTGATCGCCGGGATGCTGCTGGATGCGGTCTCCATCTACCTGATCCTGATGCCGGTGCTGATTCCGGTGATGCAGCACTTCGGCTGGCATCCGGTGTGGTTCGGTATCCTGCTGGCGATGAACATCGCGATCGGGCAGTTCACCCCGCCAGTCGCGGTCAACCTGATGGTGACCAGTAGCGTAGCCGGAGTAAGACTCGAGAAGACGGTCGGGTGGGCGATGGTCTTCGTGGTAGCGATGCTGGCGGCGTTGGCGGTGGTGATGCTGTTCCCTGAGCTCGCCTTGTGGCTGCCACGCGTGCTCGGCTACGCGGTGTAG
- a CDS encoding TRAP transporter small permease codes for MSQKSQQSAQKPSQQTSHQTGTSAAPAPVDRPPPRVRPESWLAALALGLIGIISLANVVVRYATDASFAFTEEFSVFLLVLLTLAGASVAIRRQAHIRIALLEDVLPLSLWRLVVIVQTLAVLVVLGLVVWFGGTFALEEYQWDSLSPGLGLPNWWYVIWLPILALAMAWRQLQQCVERLVQGPGQGPGQNASPEHKESDHES; via the coding sequence ATGTCGCAAAAGTCGCAACAATCGGCTCAAAAACCGTCTCAACAAACCTCACATCAAACTGGCACCAGCGCAGCGCCTGCCCCCGTGGACAGGCCACCGCCACGTGTGCGGCCGGAGTCCTGGCTGGCGGCGTTGGCGCTGGGACTTATCGGTATCATCAGTCTGGCCAATGTGGTGGTGCGCTATGCCACCGATGCCTCCTTTGCCTTTACCGAGGAATTCTCGGTCTTCCTGCTGGTATTGCTGACGCTGGCGGGCGCCTCGGTGGCGATTCGCCGTCAGGCACATATTCGTATCGCATTGCTGGAAGACGTGCTGCCGTTGTCGCTGTGGCGACTGGTCGTGATCGTGCAGACTCTGGCGGTGCTGGTCGTGCTGGGGCTGGTGGTGTGGTTCGGGGGAACCTTCGCGCTGGAGGAGTATCAGTGGGACTCGCTGTCACCGGGGCTGGGTCTGCCCAACTGGTGGTACGTGATCTGGCTGCCGATATTGGCGCTGGCGATGGCCTGGCGTCAGTTGCAGCAGTGTGTCGAGCGTCTTGTGCAAGGGCCTGGGCAGGGACCCGGTCAGAATGCATCGCCGGAGCACAAGGAGTCAGATCATGAGTCCTGA
- a CDS encoding DctP family TRAP transporter solute-binding subunit, which yields MTLTAVHANAGPAPRHLHHCTSDHSPALSQSQTARPRVTVTSRSALMAGVLGLALLSPLMASDAEARELSVSTVLSDAFPWGQAAEKWAELVEERSGGELTLRVYPNAQLVAGDQTKEFSAMRQGLIDLAVGSTINWSPQVPELNLFSLPFLMPDHAAIDALTQGESGKQVFAAIESKGIKPLAWGENGFREVSNSSKSITSPDDLKGLKIRVVGSPLFQDTFTALGANPTQMSWADAKPALTTGAVDGQENPLSVFDVARIDQVGQTHLTLWHYMADPLIFAANQRVWKSLSEQERTLLTETAREAGAWEIAMSREGNAQRLADIEARGVNVVKLDEDAMQTFRDATQSVYESWTPKIGEALVETARAEVKASR from the coding sequence ATGACCCTGACCGCTGTACACGCCAACGCTGGCCCCGCCCCTCGTCATCTGCATCACTGCACTTCGGATCATTCTCCAGCCCTTTCTCAAAGCCAGACCGCGCGCCCGCGTGTCACTGTCACGAGTCGCTCTGCCTTGATGGCTGGCGTGCTTGGCCTGGCCTTGCTGTCACCGCTGATGGCGAGTGATGCCGAGGCGCGCGAGCTGTCCGTCTCCACCGTGCTGTCGGATGCCTTCCCGTGGGGGCAGGCGGCCGAGAAGTGGGCGGAGCTGGTAGAGGAGCGCTCCGGTGGCGAGCTCACTCTGCGCGTCTATCCGAACGCTCAGCTGGTGGCGGGGGACCAGACCAAGGAGTTCTCGGCCATGCGTCAGGGGCTGATCGATCTCGCGGTGGGCTCGACCATCAACTGGTCGCCCCAGGTACCGGAGCTCAATCTGTTCTCGCTGCCATTCCTGATGCCGGACCACGCCGCCATCGATGCGCTGACCCAGGGCGAGTCGGGCAAGCAGGTCTTCGCCGCCATCGAGTCCAAGGGCATCAAGCCGCTGGCGTGGGGCGAGAACGGCTTCCGTGAGGTGTCCAATTCGTCGAAATCGATAACCTCGCCGGATGACCTGAAGGGCCTGAAGATTCGTGTAGTGGGCTCGCCGCTGTTCCAGGACACCTTCACGGCGCTGGGCGCCAACCCGACCCAGATGAGCTGGGCGGATGCCAAGCCGGCACTGACCACCGGCGCGGTGGATGGGCAGGAGAACCCGCTGTCGGTGTTCGATGTCGCACGCATCGACCAGGTCGGTCAGACCCACCTGACCCTCTGGCACTACATGGCGGACCCGCTGATCTTTGCCGCCAACCAGCGCGTGTGGAAGTCGCTCAGTGAACAGGAGCGCACGCTGCTGACCGAGACCGCCAGGGAAGCGGGTGCCTGGGAGATCGCCATGAGTCGTGAAGGCAATGCCCAGCGGCTGGCGGACATCGAGGCGCGCGGCGTGAATGTCGTCAAGCTCGATGAGGATGCGATGCAGACCTTCCGTGACGCCACCCAGTCGGTCTACGAAAGCTGGACACCGAAGATCGGTGAGGCGCTGGTCGAGACGGCACGTGCCGAGGTCAAGGCCTCGCGCTGA
- a CDS encoding MFS transporter, which translates to MPHPQQEAVPTPTFETEPLDTSRKRLQPTSSLGAAVVLWSLLLGMGMLMLANGLQGSLLGIRASSEGFSNTMTGIIMSAYFAGFLLGSTLAPRKLRRVGHVRTFAALASITSVCILIHALYVVPEVWIAMRFITGFAFAGLYVVAESWLNSQATNQMRGRLLAIYMVITYLGMGGGQLLLNVANPETYLLFILVSVIMSLALVPMLLSASPQPEGAQPEAMGLVRLLRLAPLGTLGGFATGIANGTVFGMGAVYADRAGLPVQEVSWFMGAFILGAALLQWPLGKLSDKLSAKKVILGCSLGAIALSIGGVPFSGGSMMTMVLLGAGLGGLILTQYSLFLAAANNLLTTAQIISASGTLVLMHGAGAILGPLTAGLLMERFGAVGFLYTLTAIHVLIVILAASVTSKPRQELEAEEGDHPGHYVVAPSTTSPLSAAWVEEAITEPETGQLEFDFDAEPEPEPSEEELAAQQQEAASEAEEGVVQQVDNEEGVMNDRVTGMEDDWHLDGHIDEQAQHLSEEERRVKSEPERESY; encoded by the coding sequence ATGCCGCACCCCCAGCAGGAAGCCGTACCCACTCCCACCTTCGAGACCGAGCCTCTCGACACCTCGCGCAAACGACTGCAGCCGACCAGCAGTCTCGGCGCAGCGGTCGTTCTGTGGTCGCTGCTGCTGGGAATGGGGATGCTGATGCTGGCCAACGGACTGCAGGGCAGTCTATTGGGGATTCGTGCTTCCTCGGAAGGCTTCAGCAACACCATGACGGGCATCATCATGTCGGCGTATTTCGCCGGCTTCCTGCTCGGCTCGACGCTTGCACCGCGCAAGCTGCGCCGGGTCGGTCATGTGCGCACCTTCGCGGCGCTGGCCTCCATCACCTCAGTGTGCATCCTGATCCACGCACTCTATGTGGTGCCCGAGGTGTGGATCGCCATGCGCTTCATCACCGGCTTCGCCTTCGCCGGTCTCTACGTGGTGGCGGAGAGCTGGCTCAACAGTCAGGCGACCAACCAGATGCGTGGCCGTCTACTGGCCATCTACATGGTGATCACCTATCTGGGCATGGGCGGCGGCCAGTTGCTGCTCAACGTCGCCAACCCGGAGACCTACCTGCTGTTCATTCTGGTATCGGTGATCATGTCCTTGGCGCTGGTGCCGATGCTGCTGTCCGCCTCACCGCAACCGGAAGGCGCGCAGCCGGAGGCCATGGGACTGGTGCGTCTACTGCGCCTGGCACCGCTGGGCACCCTGGGCGGCTTTGCCACCGGTATCGCCAACGGCACCGTCTTCGGCATGGGCGCGGTGTATGCCGACCGCGCCGGCCTGCCGGTGCAGGAAGTCTCCTGGTTCATGGGCGCCTTCATTCTGGGGGCCGCACTGCTGCAATGGCCGCTGGGCAAGCTCTCCGACAAGCTGTCGGCCAAGAAGGTGATTCTGGGCTGCAGTCTCGGGGCGATCGCGCTGTCCATCGGTGGCGTGCCGTTCAGTGGCGGCAGCATGATGACCATGGTGCTGCTGGGTGCAGGCCTCGGCGGGCTGATCCTGACCCAGTACTCGCTGTTCCTTGCCGCCGCCAACAATCTGCTGACAACGGCCCAGATCATCTCCGCCAGCGGCACGCTGGTGCTGATGCATGGCGCCGGCGCGATTCTGGGCCCGCTCACCGCGGGTCTGCTGATGGAGCGCTTCGGGGCCGTCGGCTTCCTCTATACCCTGACCGCCATTCACGTGCTGATCGTGATTCTGGCCGCCAGTGTCACCAGCAAGCCGCGTCAGGAGCTGGAGGCCGAGGAAGGCGATCACCCCGGCCACTATGTGGTGGCGCCCTCCACCACCAGTCCGCTGAGCGCCGCCTGGGTCGAGGAGGCCATCACCGAGCCGGAAACCGGTCAGCTGGAATTCGACTTCGATGCCGAACCTGAGCCGGAGCCGAGTGAGGAAGAACTTGCCGCCCAGCAACAGGAAGCGGCCTCCGAAGCAGAAGAAGGCGTCGTTCAGCAGGTCGACAATGAGGAAGGCGTGATGAACGACCGCGTCACCGGCATGGAAGACGACTGGCATCTGGATGGCCATATCGACGAGCAGGCCCAGCACCTCAGCGAAGAGGAACGTCGCGTCAAGTCGGAACCGGAGCGCGAGAGCTACTGA
- a CDS encoding RNA polymerase sigma factor FliA has protein sequence MYTANGRMAQQDIYTEYQPLVRRIALQLQVRLPASVDLEDLIQAGMLGLCECVGRYEQGHGASFATYASQRIRGAMLDELRSRDWLPRSVRRAGRELESVIQQLEQSLGYPPEETQIAAAMGLELEDYRRLLLDTNNGMVMSLDEMMDEEGGLAGSHASPEATPFVTPFALPHDALEEADTRRALNEAIARLPEREKLLMALYYQEKLNLKEIGAVLDVTESRVSQLHSQAVRRLQGVLAPHLVARAGKRRR, from the coding sequence ATGTATACCGCCAATGGGCGCATGGCCCAGCAGGATATCTACACCGAGTATCAGCCGCTGGTGCGCCGCATTGCGCTGCAGCTGCAGGTGCGCTTGCCAGCGAGTGTCGATCTCGAGGATCTGATTCAGGCTGGCATGTTGGGGCTTTGTGAATGCGTGGGACGCTATGAGCAGGGCCACGGCGCCAGCTTTGCCACCTATGCCAGTCAGCGCATCCGCGGCGCGATGCTCGATGAGCTGCGCTCGCGCGACTGGTTGCCGCGCAGTGTGCGCCGTGCAGGACGCGAGCTTGAGAGCGTGATCCAGCAGCTGGAGCAGAGCCTGGGCTATCCGCCCGAGGAGACCCAGATCGCCGCCGCCATGGGGCTTGAGCTGGAGGATTATCGCCGCCTGCTGCTGGACACCAACAACGGCATGGTGATGTCGCTGGACGAGATGATGGATGAGGAAGGCGGGCTGGCAGGTAGTCATGCCTCGCCTGAAGCGACGCCCTTCGTCACGCCGTTTGCCTTGCCGCATGATGCGCTGGAAGAGGCCGATACGCGGCGGGCCTTAAACGAGGCCATCGCGCGGCTGCCGGAGCGCGAGAAACTGTTGATGGCGCTCTATTATCAGGAGAAGCTCAACCTCAAGGAGATCGGCGCGGTACTCGATGTCACCGAATCGCGTGTCTCGCAGCTGCATTCCCAGGCCGTGCGTAGGCTGCAGGGTGTGCTGGCACCGCATCTGGTGGCGCGGGCGGGCAAGCGTCGTCGCTGA
- a CDS encoding FliC/FljB family flagellin → MASVINTNTLSMVTQQNLNQSQNALNTSMERLSSGLRINSAKDDAAGQAIANRMDAQITGLSQAQRNANDGISVAQTAEGALNQVNDNVQRIRELTVQAQNGTNSSEDLQSIQDEINQRTIEIDRISRETDFNGVKVLSEDQSISIQVGANDGETINIDLNKIDSSSLGLDTLDVTSLPKAASFGNGFNDGTNAIVTDDPTVTITDNGGTELDGASVFKDSDDNYYIKTAEGEYYTATAANSDSAGGAGTNYDTVTIKANTTAMASDDISNAGLSPLSDIDDALNDIDSQRSALGALQNRFDSTITNLSTIETNLASAQSRIQDADYAEEVSSMTTAQILQQAGTSMLTQANQVPQNVLSLLG, encoded by the coding sequence ATGGCTTCAGTGATCAATACCAACACCCTTTCCATGGTGACTCAGCAGAACCTGAATCAGTCCCAGAACGCCCTAAACACCTCCATGGAACGTCTGTCCTCCGGCCTGCGCATCAACAGCGCCAAGGACGACGCCGCCGGTCAGGCCATCGCCAACCGCATGGACGCCCAGATCACCGGCCTCTCCCAGGCTCAGCGTAACGCCAACGACGGCATCTCTGTCGCCCAGACCGCTGAAGGCGCTTTGAATCAGGTCAACGATAACGTGCAGCGCATCCGAGAATTGACGGTTCAGGCGCAAAATGGCACCAACAGTTCTGAAGATTTGCAATCCATCCAGGACGAAATCAACCAGCGCACTATCGAAATCGACCGCATTTCAAGGGAAACGGATTTCAATGGCGTCAAGGTACTGTCCGAAGACCAGTCCATCTCCATTCAGGTCGGTGCGAATGATGGTGAGACAATCAACATTGATCTCAACAAAATCGACTCGTCATCATTAGGCTTGGATACACTTGATGTCACCAGTTTGCCTAAAGCAGCTTCATTCGGGAATGGCTTCAATGATGGTACTAACGCTATTGTGACAGATGACCCGACAGTCACAATTACAGACAATGGTGGCACTGAGCTTGATGGAGCAAGCGTGTTTAAGGATAGTGACGACAACTACTATATCAAAACCGCGGAAGGCGAATATTATACAGCCACAGCTGCCAACAGTGACTCCGCTGGCGGTGCTGGTACCAACTATGACACAGTGACAATTAAAGCAAATACTACCGCTATGGCAAGCGATGACATTTCTAATGCGGGTTTGTCACCGCTTAGCGACATTGATGATGCCCTGAATGATATCGACAGCCAGCGTTCAGCCCTCGGTGCCCTGCAGAATCGATTCGATTCCACGATCACCAACCTCTCGACCATTGAAACCAATCTGGCGTCTGCCCAGTCGCGTATCCAAGATGCTGACTATGCAGAAGAGGTCTCCAGCATGACCACTGCACAGATTCTGCAACAGGCGGGGACTTCCATGCTAACCCAGGCCAACCAGGTGCCGCAGAACGTGCTGTCACTGCTGGGCTGA
- the fliE gene encoding flagellar hook-basal body complex protein FliE produces MSSAMTGSLQQLDQMAAQAAGSNAQSVGAVSDASGTDAQGFAGMLKDSLARVSQSQQIAAGQAKAFELGSPDVSLDQVMVAGQKASLEFEMTVQVRNKLLSAYKEIMNMAV; encoded by the coding sequence ATGTCATCCGCGATGACGGGCAGTCTGCAGCAGCTCGATCAGATGGCGGCGCAGGCGGCCGGGAGCAACGCTCAGTCGGTGGGCGCAGTGTCAGACGCCAGCGGCACTGATGCACAGGGCTTTGCCGGCATGCTCAAGGATTCGCTGGCGCGCGTCAGCCAGTCACAGCAGATCGCGGCGGGGCAGGCCAAGGCCTTCGAGCTGGGCAGCCCGGATGTCAGCCTCGATCAGGTCATGGTGGCGGGTCAGAAGGCCTCACTGGAATTCGAGATGACCGTGCAGGTGCGCAACAAGTTGCTCAGCGCTTACAAGGAAATCATGAACATGGCGGTGTGA